The region TGTATATCCCGCCCGACTTGGGCAGTTCCTTAGCCATCAACTCAGCCACTTCGCTGGCCGGTGTTATTGGGTAGCCCGCAAAAAAATCGCAACCGGCAAAAAGTGCACCATAGGCACAAGCTTCGTCGCCCAGCATAAAGAAGGTCTCTCCAGCCAGGTGTTCGAGATAGCGCCTCTTGTTATCGTCCAGGGCCATTGCTTGCCTACTTCTGCACGTTGGAGAATGATTTACTTTCGGTAATGACGATAGCCATCTCGGGACACATCAAGTCACACAGTTTGCATCCCGTGCAATCCTCTACTCTGGCCACGATGGGAACATAGTAGCCTCGTCGATTCAACTCGCTGGATGGCTCAAAAACGTTGGTCGGGCAGAACTCGATACAGATATCACACCCCTTACAATAGTCACCATTGATCTCAATCTTCTCCGGGGCATGTTTTTTCGGCTTTGACATGTTGGAGAGTATAATTGGAAAATCGACAATTTCCAACATTTTTCGTTC is a window of Candidatus Zixiibacteriota bacterium DNA encoding:
- a CDS encoding ferredoxin family protein, yielding MSKPKKHAPEKIEINGDYCKGCDICIEFCPTNVFEPSSELNRRGYYVPIVARVEDCTGCKLCDLMCPEMAIVITESKSFSNVQK